Proteins from one Microscilla marina ATCC 23134 genomic window:
- the hemN gene encoding oxygen-independent coproporphyrinogen III oxidase — protein sequence MNKHLIDKYNIPAPRYTSYPTVPFWENERFSAHQWKQSVARSFRESNPQEGISLYIHLPFCESLCTFCGCNKRITKNHQVERPYLETVLKEWQMYKDLFDTPPRIKEMHLGGGSPTFFSAQNLGWLIEGILADTELDDTPLFSFEGNPNNTTKEHLQVLYNLGFRRVSYGIQDYDLNVQKAIRRIQPYEQVQLTHEQSKAVGYTSINHDLVYGLPLQTLESVLDTIRKTEALAPDRIAFYSYAHVPWVKGSGQRGYSETDLPKSAAKRQLYEEGRQLLESGGYREIGLDHFSLSNDDLYQALEEKRLHRNFMGYTSSKTQLMIGLGVSSISDSWYAFAQNVKKVEEYQHLVNSGELPVFRGHHLNTEDLIIRQHILNLMCQLETSWTNEEAKLGGFDGLMPHLEEFEKDGLISVSNEGIKIKAEGRPFIRNICMAFDARLWRNKPETRIFSMAI from the coding sequence ATGAACAAACATTTGATAGATAAGTACAACATTCCAGCACCCCGTTACACCAGTTATCCTACAGTACCTTTTTGGGAAAACGAACGATTTTCTGCCCACCAATGGAAACAATCAGTTGCCCGCTCATTTCGCGAAAGTAACCCTCAAGAAGGCATCAGCCTGTATATACATCTTCCCTTTTGCGAAAGCCTTTGTACATTTTGTGGTTGTAACAAACGCATCACTAAAAATCATCAGGTAGAACGTCCTTACCTAGAGACGGTACTCAAAGAGTGGCAAATGTATAAAGACTTATTTGACACTCCTCCCCGCATCAAAGAAATGCACTTGGGTGGTGGCAGCCCTACTTTTTTTAGCGCCCAAAACCTAGGTTGGCTGATAGAAGGCATCTTAGCCGATACTGAACTGGATGACACACCTTTATTTAGCTTTGAGGGCAACCCCAACAATACTACCAAAGAGCACTTGCAGGTATTGTATAACCTGGGGTTCAGAAGGGTTAGCTATGGCATTCAAGACTATGACTTGAACGTACAAAAAGCCATTCGACGAATACAACCCTACGAGCAGGTGCAACTGACCCACGAACAAAGCAAAGCAGTAGGGTACACTTCCATCAATCACGATTTGGTGTATGGCTTGCCTCTACAAACCCTGGAAAGTGTGTTAGATACCATTCGCAAAACAGAAGCACTGGCACCCGATAGAATTGCTTTTTATAGCTATGCCCACGTACCCTGGGTCAAAGGTAGCGGACAAAGGGGCTACTCAGAAACCGACTTGCCCAAGTCTGCCGCCAAGCGTCAATTATACGAAGAAGGGCGCCAACTGCTTGAAAGTGGAGGGTACCGGGAAATTGGCTTAGACCACTTCTCTTTGTCTAATGATGATTTGTACCAGGCATTGGAAGAAAAACGACTTCATCGCAATTTTATGGGTTATACCTCCTCTAAAACCCAATTAATGATTGGGCTCGGGGTTTCGTCCATTAGCGACTCCTGGTATGCTTTTGCCCAAAATGTAAAAAAAGTAGAAGAGTATCAGCACCTTGTCAATTCTGGTGAATTGCCCGTGTTCAGAGGGCACCACCTCAATACTGAAGACCTCATCATTAGACAGCACATACTAAACCTCATGTGTCAGCTGGAAACCTCATGGACAAACGAAGAAGCAAAGCTGGGAGGTTTTGACGGGTTGATGCCCCACCTTGAGGAGTTTGAAAAAGACGGGTTGATTAGTGTAAGCAATGAAGGGATAAAAATAAAAGCTGAAGGCAGGCCTTTTATCCGCAACATCTGTATGGCGTTTGATGCTCGCCTGTGGAGAAACAAACCTGAAACCCGCATTTTTTCTATGGCGATTTAA
- a CDS encoding helix-turn-helix domain-containing protein — protein sequence MQFDLRTPPYPLNQLVESVLFYDQYSPTHQVERLLPDGSLNLIVELHGVAQHIYDNRLLTPISTHKHAWLSGMHSGYISIDSGIGTSMLIIRFLPQGAYPFLHFPVTELNDLVIEADLVFGQHIARLREQLLANPSSETRFELVYRWLQARFKAEFLPPQAINYTLGQIHQNNDTHTFKNFHQQLGYSQKHLIALFKKYVGFRPKQYQQITRFNLALAHIAQGQGVQLTALGYDCGYYDQAHFIKEFKKFAGFSPKKFIREKGDYIHYLPLR from the coding sequence ATGCAGTTCGATCTACGTACGCCTCCCTACCCACTCAATCAACTGGTAGAATCGGTGCTTTTCTACGACCAGTACTCCCCCACCCACCAAGTAGAACGGCTTTTGCCCGATGGCTCGCTCAACCTTATTGTAGAGCTTCATGGCGTTGCCCAACACATATACGACAATCGTTTACTTACCCCCATTAGCACCCACAAACACGCTTGGTTGTCGGGCATGCACTCTGGCTATATTTCTATCGATTCGGGCATAGGGACTTCTATGCTCATTATTCGTTTTCTGCCTCAGGGCGCCTATCCTTTTTTACACTTTCCGGTAACCGAGCTCAATGATTTGGTCATCGAGGCTGACTTAGTCTTTGGGCAACACATTGCCCGGCTCAGGGAGCAACTGCTTGCCAACCCTAGCAGCGAAACCCGGTTTGAGTTGGTCTATAGGTGGCTGCAGGCACGTTTCAAGGCTGAGTTTTTGCCTCCCCAGGCAATCAATTATACTTTAGGGCAAATTCACCAAAACAACGATACACATACCTTCAAAAATTTCCACCAACAATTGGGTTATTCGCAAAAACACTTGATCGCCCTATTCAAAAAATACGTGGGTTTTCGCCCAAAACAATACCAGCAAATCACCCGTTTCAATCTTGCTTTAGCGCACATAGCTCAAGGGCAGGGTGTGCAATTGACTGCTTTGGGATATGATTGCGGCTATTATGACCAGGCGCATTTTATCAAGGAATTTAAGAAGTTTGCAGGGTTTAGCCCTAAAAAGTTTATCCGCGAAAAGGGCGATTATATTCATTATTTACCCTTGAGGTAA
- a CDS encoding DUF1987 domain-containing protein, which yields MKSLFVAEKYYTPQVSFNIENSLFEITGESFSEYSMDFYEPILSWLEAYTQQYSQTILFNFKVSYFNTSSSRRFYEILKILDGYHKAAKGYVMVNWFASPDDMDMIESGEDFKEDFDMPFEIVLKERSLVA from the coding sequence ATGAAAAGTTTATTTGTTGCCGAAAAATACTACACCCCTCAAGTATCTTTTAATATAGAAAACAGTTTGTTCGAAATTACAGGAGAGTCTTTCAGTGAATACTCTATGGATTTTTATGAGCCAATCCTCAGTTGGCTTGAAGCATACACCCAACAATACTCCCAAACCATTCTATTTAACTTCAAGGTTTCTTATTTCAATACCAGCTCTTCGCGCCGATTTTATGAAATACTCAAAATATTGGATGGCTACCACAAAGCAGCCAAAGGCTATGTGATGGTCAACTGGTTTGCTTCGCCCGATGACATGGACATGATAGAGTCTGGCGAAGATTTTAAAGAAGATTTTGATATGCCATTCGAAATTGTTTTGAAAGAACGCAGTTTGGTAGCTTAA
- the miaE gene encoding tRNA-(ms[2]io[6]A)-hydroxylase, with protein sequence MLGLKLPTDPRWVNIAEKNIEDILVDHAYCEQKAASSCISLIVQYPEKEKLVAMMTEVVAEEWGHFERVLAELNKRGFKLGRQRKDEYVINLLKHIRKGGHPNDQFLDKLLVCALIEARSCERFRLLSEEIADEDLKKFYYELMISEANHYVNFVNLAKEYLPEEVVKKRLDEFFEIEADIILNLEMRSDRMH encoded by the coding sequence ATGTTAGGATTAAAATTACCCACTGACCCTCGCTGGGTCAATATTGCCGAAAAAAACATCGAAGACATATTAGTAGACCACGCTTATTGTGAACAAAAAGCAGCCTCATCGTGTATTTCGCTCATTGTACAATACCCCGAAAAAGAGAAGCTGGTAGCAATGATGACAGAAGTAGTAGCCGAAGAGTGGGGGCACTTTGAGCGGGTGCTTGCCGAGCTCAACAAACGAGGGTTTAAACTGGGGCGCCAACGCAAAGATGAGTACGTGATTAATTTGCTTAAACATATTCGCAAAGGTGGGCACCCCAACGATCAGTTTTTAGACAAACTACTCGTGTGTGCGCTTATAGAAGCCCGTAGTTGTGAACGTTTTCGTTTGCTCTCAGAAGAAATTGCCGATGAAGACCTCAAAAAATTTTACTATGAGTTGATGATCTCTGAGGCAAATCACTACGTAAATTTTGTGAACCTTGCCAAAGAATACCTACCCGAAGAAGTAGTAAAAAAACGTTTGGATGAGTTTTTTGAGATAGAAGCCGACATTATATTGAACCTTGAGATGCGTAGCGACCGCATGCATTAA
- a CDS encoding heavy-metal-associated domain-containing protein — translation MKTHTFEHTNIKCAACEEKIQGAFAQEARIDSFQVDLQHADRPLTVQTGDNMTTEEVSNLIYKAGYEAKPAKKGLFKKLFNK, via the coding sequence ATGAAAACACATACATTTGAGCATACCAATATTAAGTGCGCTGCTTGCGAAGAAAAAATTCAGGGAGCATTTGCTCAGGAAGCACGCATAGATTCGTTTCAGGTAGACTTGCAACACGCTGACCGCCCTTTGACGGTACAAACGGGGGATAATATGACCACTGAGGAGGTGTCGAATTTAATTTATAAGGCGGGTTATGAGGCCAAGCCTGCCAAGAAAGGCTTGTTTAAGAAGTTGTTTAATAAGTAA
- a CDS encoding putative porin, with amino-acid sequence MEYLGDMRISRLWLVLGLIVGVQCSSWSQSTILDDTTKNVYGPKTTRFFLEKDLLQNRDTLRMVDTSLNATHQYDMVQRLDNMYQDLGLIGTAIRPIYFQMPEQIGTQLGMDAYQPYVLHPDKVKYFNTRSPFTQALYGQNTRGNQKIHFRYTRNINERFNIGLLYRRENTHKQFGGETTRDLAADHHSLAIHAAYQSKNKRYRLLYNFAHLNQMVQEQGGIVLGESDTLANGEVRVDSLFGYELEASQLGLTARSWQTQNTHHLYHEYALFKQLQLFHILNLSRQRDDYEDTGITTSTNQDFYRPFATDPDMYVYNSNGTSEGFKYRLFDNMAGVKGSIGPIYYQGYARARQYKLTHSREGQVEGVTVRATDDLIINGVTIPQFTLDSIPTRINTNNTELFLGGAFGINFNQFSRLYASAEYALTARSDYRISVAFESRGLIAKLQSSFTTPTLAQQRFASNHFIWDRTNLNNMLANEASISYDIHTSWFTARPFGSYTLINDYIYFNEQALPTQAPELVQIASGGVDFHVRWRSLNMRTKAVLSKSLGSTEYLRVPEILVNSRIYCEDCLLTKLMHTQIGFEVHYKSAYKADAYMPVSKQFYLQDNVLSPAYALVDFFFNVQIGRVRVFLKMSHLNHIFNSNQGYITTPTFVGMRSAFNVGFNWMFFN; translated from the coding sequence ATGGAGTATTTGGGAGATATGAGAATAAGTAGGTTATGGCTCGTTTTGGGGCTTATAGTGGGGGTTCAATGCAGCAGCTGGAGCCAGTCTACCATTTTGGATGATACAACCAAAAATGTATACGGTCCTAAAACTACCCGCTTTTTTCTGGAAAAAGACTTATTACAAAACCGGGATACCTTACGTATGGTAGACACCAGCCTCAACGCTACACATCAGTATGACATGGTACAACGCCTTGACAATATGTACCAGGACCTGGGGCTGATAGGTACGGCTATCCGTCCGATTTATTTTCAAATGCCCGAACAAATAGGCACCCAGCTGGGAATGGACGCCTACCAACCTTATGTGCTTCACCCTGACAAGGTAAAGTATTTTAATACCCGCTCGCCGTTTACCCAGGCATTATATGGGCAAAACACCAGAGGAAACCAAAAAATTCATTTTCGCTATACGCGTAATATCAATGAACGATTTAACATTGGGTTGCTTTACCGACGCGAAAACACCCACAAACAGTTTGGAGGCGAAACCACCCGCGATCTTGCTGCTGACCACCATAGCCTGGCAATACACGCTGCCTACCAAAGCAAAAACAAGCGCTATAGACTACTCTACAATTTTGCTCACCTCAACCAGATGGTGCAGGAACAAGGCGGTATTGTATTGGGTGAGTCTGACACCCTGGCCAATGGAGAAGTAAGGGTAGATAGTTTGTTTGGGTATGAACTGGAAGCCTCTCAACTGGGGCTGACAGCACGTAGTTGGCAAACCCAAAATACCCACCATTTGTACCATGAGTATGCGTTGTTCAAACAATTGCAGCTTTTTCATATACTCAACCTAAGCCGACAACGCGACGACTACGAAGATACGGGCATCACTACCAGTACCAACCAGGATTTTTACCGACCTTTTGCTACCGACCCCGATATGTATGTGTACAACAGCAACGGCACCAGCGAAGGTTTTAAGTATCGTTTGTTTGACAATATGGCAGGAGTAAAAGGCAGTATTGGCCCTATTTATTACCAAGGCTACGCCAGGGCACGCCAATACAAACTTACCCACTCGAGGGAAGGACAGGTGGAAGGAGTGACAGTTAGGGCTACTGACGATTTAATTATCAATGGGGTGACAATTCCTCAGTTTACTTTAGACTCTATTCCTACCCGTATCAACACCAACAACACCGAACTCTTTTTAGGGGGGGCTTTCGGCATCAACTTCAACCAATTTAGTCGCTTGTATGCCAGTGCCGAGTATGCTCTTACGGCGCGCAGCGATTACCGAATTTCGGTGGCCTTTGAGTCAAGAGGCTTGATAGCAAAACTGCAAAGTTCGTTTACTACACCTACTTTGGCTCAGCAACGCTTTGCCAGCAATCACTTTATATGGGACCGTACCAACCTCAACAATATGCTGGCAAACGAGGCGTCTATTAGTTATGACATTCACACCTCTTGGTTTACCGCCAGGCCTTTTGGTAGTTATACCCTTATCAACGATTACATTTATTTTAATGAACAGGCATTGCCTACCCAAGCTCCTGAGTTGGTGCAGATAGCAAGTGGTGGGGTTGATTTTCACGTACGTTGGCGGAGTTTAAATATGCGCACCAAGGCGGTGTTGTCTAAATCTTTGGGCAGTACTGAGTACCTTAGGGTGCCTGAAATACTGGTCAATTCGCGTATTTATTGCGAAGACTGCCTGCTTACCAAATTGATGCATACGCAAATAGGCTTTGAGGTTCACTACAAGTCAGCATACAAAGCAGATGCCTATATGCCCGTATCCAAGCAGTTTTATTTGCAAGACAACGTCCTCTCTCCGGCTTATGCTTTGGTAGATTTCTTTTTTAATGTACAAATTGGACGGGTGAGGGTTTTTCTTAAGATGTCGCACCTCAACCATATATTCAACAGCAACCAAGGGTATATTACTACCCCTACTTTTGTGGGTATGCGCTCTGCTTTTAATGTGGGCTTTAACTGGATGTTTTTTAATTAA
- a CDS encoding S8 family serine peptidase, with product MMYKFLFWLWLFIWCVQPKQSIAQTLESTSQEFLIRTISQVDFKQLIEKIKTTHPLIAPSIEMVRCIAPTLSVWCVRYTNRATLPQFLTALHAFPAVTDIQTNHLLTKPRGRLISDPLYTQQWQLVNDNINQNTLDIDIDAEEAWQINTGGYTTHQDTIVVAVIDEGVLDSHPDLTHNIWRNTHEIPDNGIDDDQNGWIDDVLGWNFKTNTNNVNNDGIGHWHGTPVAGIIGAEGNNGIGISGVNWRIKLMSLVKGQDEASIIAAYDYILTMRKKYNESGGKQGAFVVVAHASWGVDSLKAADAPLWCAIYDELGKVGVLSVAATTNNNTNVDTEGDMPTTCTSNYLVTVTNTNNFDEKITGAGYGKQSIDLAAPGFNSFTTLNTGTYGVFGGTSAAAPYVSGAIALLYAMPANRLMDSVKAAPAQTALRLKQCILAGVDPVAGLQAFTVSGGRLNLYGSIQQLSAYYGLHQSASILGSLNAYPNPIKEHLFLKVSLTGATRLTIQITNLSGKTIKSRQLGTLPQGIHRIRLEMAHLPNGIYLCVVQGSAGRQVIKLIKK from the coding sequence ATGATGTACAAATTTCTTTTCTGGTTATGGCTGTTTATATGGTGTGTACAACCCAAACAATCGATCGCACAAACACTTGAAAGTACTTCTCAAGAGTTTTTGATTCGCACAATATCTCAGGTTGATTTTAAACAGCTGATTGAAAAAATTAAAACTACTCATCCGTTGATTGCCCCATCCATTGAAATGGTACGATGCATTGCACCTACCCTGTCTGTATGGTGTGTACGTTATACAAACCGGGCAACCCTGCCTCAATTTTTGACCGCTCTACATGCTTTCCCTGCTGTTACAGACATACAAACAAACCATCTTTTAACAAAACCCAGGGGTCGCCTCATCAGTGATCCATTGTATACCCAACAGTGGCAACTGGTCAATGACAATATAAATCAAAACACATTGGACATTGACATTGATGCTGAAGAAGCCTGGCAAATAAATACGGGAGGCTATACCACCCACCAAGATACCATTGTAGTAGCCGTAATTGACGAGGGCGTACTGGACAGTCACCCAGATTTGACCCATAACATTTGGCGAAATACGCACGAAATTCCTGATAATGGAATAGATGACGACCAAAATGGCTGGATAGATGATGTGCTCGGCTGGAACTTTAAAACCAACACCAATAATGTCAATAATGATGGCATTGGTCATTGGCACGGTACTCCAGTAGCAGGTATCATTGGGGCAGAAGGCAACAATGGCATAGGAATAAGCGGTGTAAACTGGCGAATAAAACTCATGTCGTTGGTAAAAGGGCAAGATGAGGCGTCCATTATTGCGGCGTATGACTATATATTGACTATGCGCAAAAAATACAACGAAAGTGGGGGCAAGCAAGGGGCTTTTGTGGTGGTAGCGCATGCTTCCTGGGGGGTTGACTCATTAAAAGCGGCAGATGCTCCTTTGTGGTGCGCCATTTATGACGAACTGGGCAAGGTGGGGGTGCTTAGTGTAGCGGCTACCACCAATAATAACACCAATGTAGATACAGAAGGCGACATGCCCACCACTTGCACCAGTAACTATTTGGTGACAGTAACCAATACCAATAATTTTGACGAAAAAATAACAGGAGCTGGTTATGGAAAACAATCGATTGACCTGGCGGCTCCTGGCTTTAATAGTTTTACCACCTTAAACACAGGTACATACGGGGTCTTTGGTGGCACTTCGGCAGCTGCGCCTTATGTATCAGGCGCCATTGCTTTGTTGTATGCCATGCCTGCCAATCGCCTGATGGACTCGGTAAAAGCAGCCCCGGCACAAACTGCCTTACGCCTTAAACAATGTATTTTGGCAGGAGTTGATCCAGTGGCTGGTTTGCAGGCTTTTACTGTATCGGGAGGAAGACTAAATTTGTATGGAAGCATTCAACAATTGAGCGCTTACTATGGGCTCCACCAGTCCGCTTCTATACTTGGCTCGCTCAATGCCTACCCCAACCCAATAAAAGAGCACTTATTTTTAAAAGTAAGCCTGACTGGTGCTACTCGTTTGACAATACAAATTACTAACCTTTCGGGCAAAACCATCAAATCTCGTCAATTGGGCACATTGCCCCAAGGAATTCATAGAATAAGGCTGGAAATGGCTCACCTGCCAAATGGCATATATTTATGCGTGGTGCAAGGTTCTGCGGGTAGGCAGGTAATAAAGTTAATTAAAAAATAA
- a CDS encoding cation diffusion facilitator family transporter, which yields MDKTIGENTAHGHQANDHTHVHEPHHTHDHHSCQHDHASGHSHVHPVTSNLKVAFFLNFCFTIIELIGGVLTNSMAIMSDAIHDLGDTIAIGSAWFMERYSEKGCDDRYNYGYKRFSPLSAFITSVILIVGSVFIFIETIPRLIHPEAVNAKGMLLLAILGVTMNGLAVLRLKSGNNDSINQKAVMLHLMEDALGWVAVLVGSIVMLFADVPIIDPILSLLIAVYILYNAFKNLRAILNVFLQAVPPKFDLETTKEKILKIPHVIDLHDVRVWSMDGSEMIMSLHLVVEENLSSAQCKALKHEVKHTCQHLHIGHVTLELETLSEGCKLVK from the coding sequence ATGGATAAAACTATTGGAGAAAACACTGCCCACGGTCACCAGGCCAATGACCACACTCATGTACACGAGCCACATCACACACATGACCATCATAGTTGCCAACATGACCACGCCAGTGGGCACTCTCATGTACACCCGGTAACCTCAAACTTAAAGGTAGCTTTCTTTCTCAATTTTTGCTTTACTATTATTGAGCTGATAGGTGGTGTACTTACCAACTCAATGGCCATTATGTCTGATGCCATTCACGACTTGGGCGATACTATAGCCATTGGCTCTGCCTGGTTTATGGAGCGTTACTCAGAAAAAGGTTGCGATGATCGCTACAACTATGGTTACAAACGTTTTTCGCCTTTATCGGCGTTTATTACTTCGGTGATATTGATTGTGGGGTCAGTTTTTATTTTTATCGAAACCATCCCCCGGCTCATTCACCCTGAGGCAGTCAATGCCAAAGGCATGTTGTTGTTGGCCATTTTGGGGGTCACCATGAACGGCTTGGCAGTGTTGCGGCTAAAGTCAGGCAACAACGACTCTATCAATCAAAAAGCAGTGATGTTGCACCTCATGGAAGATGCCTTGGGTTGGGTGGCAGTATTGGTAGGTAGCATAGTAATGTTGTTTGCCGATGTGCCCATTATCGACCCTATCTTATCGTTGTTGATTGCAGTATATATATTATATAATGCCTTTAAAAACCTGCGGGCTATTCTGAATGTGTTTCTACAGGCAGTGCCTCCTAAATTTGACCTGGAGACCACCAAAGAAAAGATTTTGAAAATACCCCATGTAATCGACCTGCACGACGTAAGGGTGTGGTCTATGGATGGCAGCGAGATGATTATGAGCCTACACCTGGTGGTAGAAGAAAACCTCAGCAGTGCCCAGTGTAAGGCGCTTAAGCACGAAGTAAAACACACTTGCCAGCACCTTCACATAGGACATGTTACTTTAGAGCTCGAAACCCTCTCGGAAGGGTGTAAGCTAGTAAAGTAG
- the lpxK gene encoding tetraacyldisaccharide 4'-kinase, which produces MNFTQILLYPFTLLYGLITDFRNHLYNIGQRPAIKFDTNVINVGNLTVGGTGKTPHVEYLIRLLGKHYQVATLSRGYGRDSKGFILADEQATATTIGDEPMQFYKKYGTQAVVSVGEERALAIPYILTEHPEVQVILLDDAYQHRAVTPSFNILLTDYQRLFYMDHPFPAGRLRERRRGAKRADVVIVSKCPDSLAAAKQVEIRANIKKYTTPNVAVFFTGIRYQTPQPIFASPPLGDSLPKNAVLVSGIAQGDLLEQYVSQHFNLASHIRFRDHQNYTKADAERVKKAFESVSSHDTILLTTEKDFVKLGAKAFEHILGDLPFYYIPIEIYFLNQQSVFDQLIKEVIV; this is translated from the coding sequence ATGAACTTTACCCAAATCCTGCTGTATCCTTTTACTTTATTGTATGGATTGATCACCGACTTTCGGAATCACCTCTACAACATAGGGCAACGTCCCGCCATTAAGTTTGACACCAACGTGATCAATGTAGGCAACCTTACCGTAGGGGGCACTGGCAAAACCCCCCACGTAGAATACCTCATTCGTTTGCTGGGCAAGCACTACCAGGTAGCCACCCTAAGCCGGGGCTACGGCAGAGATTCAAAGGGGTTTATTTTGGCAGATGAACAAGCCACGGCTACTACTATAGGCGATGAACCTATGCAGTTTTACAAAAAATATGGAACCCAGGCGGTAGTAAGTGTGGGAGAAGAAAGGGCATTGGCCATTCCATATATTTTAACCGAACACCCCGAAGTACAAGTAATATTGCTCGATGATGCCTACCAGCACCGGGCAGTGACGCCTTCGTTCAATATTTTGCTGACCGATTACCAGCGCTTATTTTATATGGACCATCCCTTTCCGGCGGGCAGGCTGCGCGAACGACGCAGAGGCGCCAAAAGAGCCGATGTAGTCATTGTGAGCAAATGCCCCGACAGTTTGGCAGCAGCCAAACAAGTAGAGATCAGGGCAAATATAAAAAAATACACAACACCCAATGTTGCGGTGTTTTTTACAGGCATTCGTTATCAAACACCCCAACCCATATTTGCCAGTCCACCTTTAGGCGACAGCCTACCCAAAAATGCCGTATTGGTAAGTGGCATTGCTCAGGGCGACTTGCTGGAGCAGTATGTAAGCCAGCACTTTAACCTTGCCAGTCATATTCGGTTTCGTGACCATCAAAATTATACTAAAGCCGATGCCGAGCGAGTCAAAAAAGCATTTGAGTCCGTAAGTAGCCATGACACTATTTTATTGACTACCGAAAAAGATTTTGTAAAATTGGGGGCAAAAGCTTTCGAGCATATATTGGGCGATTTGCCTTTTTATTATATACCTATTGAAATTTATTTTTTAAATCAACAATCAGTTTTTGATCAATTGATCAAAGAAGTCATTGTTTAA